One Rosa chinensis cultivar Old Blush chromosome 5, RchiOBHm-V2, whole genome shotgun sequence genomic region harbors:
- the LOC112166752 gene encoding uncharacterized protein LOC112166752 isoform X1, whose protein sequence is MGTVNRSGVRKTNDSARVIFYTSVGLLFGFFIGVSLQAAFLTKVRFSLPSFDVYFPGTTNTNKSLEDEGSEGVPKIYVPTNPSGAETLPPGIVVSQTDLYMRRLWGEPSEDLKTKPKYLVTFTVGINQKKNIDAAVKKFSEDFTILLFHYDGRTSEWDEFEWSKRAIHVSAKRQAKWWYAKRFLHPDVVSAYDYIFIWDEDLGVEHFNAEKYIQLVKKYGLEISQPGLEPNNGLTWEMTKRRGDREVHKDTEEKPGWCSDPHLPPCAAFVEIMAPVFSREAWRCVWHMIQNDLVHGWGLDFALRRCVEPAHEKIGVVDSQWIVHQVIPSLGSQGESEDGKSPWESVRDTVRSRCKNEWAEFQSRILGADKAYLAKRGRG, encoded by the exons ATGGGCACTGTAAACCGCAG TGGGGTTAGAAAAACAAATGACAGTGCCAGGGTCATTTTCTATACAAGTGTTGGACTTCTCTTTGGATTTTTCATTGGTGTATCATTGCAGGCAGCTTTTCTAACAAAG GTTAGGTTTTCACTTCCATCTTTTGATGTATACTTTCCCGGAACAACTAACACAAACAAAAGTCTTGAGGATGAAGGATCAGAGGGTGTTCCTAAG ATATATGTTCCAACAAATCCTTCTGGTGCTGAAACGCTACCACCAGGAATTGTTGTTTCACAAACTGATTTGTATATGCGCAGATTATGGGGTGAACCCAGTGAG GATCTAAAAACAAAGCCAAAGTACTTGGTAACATTTACCGTTGGTATTAatcagaagaaaaatattgatgcAGCAGTTAAAAAG TTCTCTGAGGATTTCACTATCTTGCTTTTTCACTATGATGGCCGGACTAGTGAATGGGATGAATTTGAGTGGTCAAAGAGAGCAATTCATGTTAGTGCAAAGAGACAAGCAAAGTG GTGGTATGCAAAAAGATTTCTGCATCCTGATGTTGTGTCAGCTTATGATTATATATTCATTTGGGATGAAGATTTGGGGGTAGAACACTTCAATGCAGAGAA GTATATTCAGTTGGTTAAGAAATATGGTTTGGAAATCTCTCAACCTGGTCTTGAGCCCAATAATGGTTTGACATGGGAGATGACAAAGAGGAGAGGTGACAGAGAAGTCCACAA GGATACAGAAGAAAAACCGGGCTGGTGTAGTGACCCACATCTTCCCCCTTGTGCAGc GTTTGTGGAAATAATGGCCCCTGTCTTTTCTCGGGAAGCTTGGCGTTGTGTATGGCATATGATTCAG AATGATTTGGTGCATGGATGGGGATTGGATTTTGCTCTCCGAAGATGTGTAGAG CCTGCACATGAAAAGATTGGCGTGGTTGATTCACAGTGGATTGTTCATCAAGTGATTCCTTCCCTTGGGAGCCAG GGAGAGTCTGAAGATGGAAAATCGCCCTGGGAATCGGTACGTGACACG GTGAGATCAAGGTGCAAAAACGAATGGGCTGAATTCCAGTCTCGCATACTCGGTGCAGACAAGGCATACCTTGCTAAGAGGGGAAGGGGATAG
- the LOC112166752 gene encoding uncharacterized protein LOC112166752 isoform X2, with protein MGTVNRSGVRKTNDSARVIFYTSVGLLFGFFIGVSLQAAFLTKVRFSLPSFDVYFPGTTNTNKSLEDEGSEGVPKIYVPTNPSGAETLPPGIVVSQTDLYMRRLWGEPSEDLKTKPKYLVTFTVGINQKKNIDAAVKKFSEDFTILLFHYDGRTSEWDEFEWSKRAIHVSAKRQAKWWYAKRFLHPDVVSAYDYIFIWDEDLGVEHFNAEKYIQLVKKYGLEISQPGLEPNNGLTWEMTKRRGDREVHKDTEEKPGWCSDPHLPPCAAFVEIMAPVFSREAWRCVWHMIQNDLVHGWGLDFALRRCVEPAHEKIGVVDSQWIVHQVIPSLGSQGESEDGKSPWESVRSRCKNEWAEFQSRILGADKAYLAKRGRG; from the exons ATGGGCACTGTAAACCGCAG TGGGGTTAGAAAAACAAATGACAGTGCCAGGGTCATTTTCTATACAAGTGTTGGACTTCTCTTTGGATTTTTCATTGGTGTATCATTGCAGGCAGCTTTTCTAACAAAG GTTAGGTTTTCACTTCCATCTTTTGATGTATACTTTCCCGGAACAACTAACACAAACAAAAGTCTTGAGGATGAAGGATCAGAGGGTGTTCCTAAG ATATATGTTCCAACAAATCCTTCTGGTGCTGAAACGCTACCACCAGGAATTGTTGTTTCACAAACTGATTTGTATATGCGCAGATTATGGGGTGAACCCAGTGAG GATCTAAAAACAAAGCCAAAGTACTTGGTAACATTTACCGTTGGTATTAatcagaagaaaaatattgatgcAGCAGTTAAAAAG TTCTCTGAGGATTTCACTATCTTGCTTTTTCACTATGATGGCCGGACTAGTGAATGGGATGAATTTGAGTGGTCAAAGAGAGCAATTCATGTTAGTGCAAAGAGACAAGCAAAGTG GTGGTATGCAAAAAGATTTCTGCATCCTGATGTTGTGTCAGCTTATGATTATATATTCATTTGGGATGAAGATTTGGGGGTAGAACACTTCAATGCAGAGAA GTATATTCAGTTGGTTAAGAAATATGGTTTGGAAATCTCTCAACCTGGTCTTGAGCCCAATAATGGTTTGACATGGGAGATGACAAAGAGGAGAGGTGACAGAGAAGTCCACAA GGATACAGAAGAAAAACCGGGCTGGTGTAGTGACCCACATCTTCCCCCTTGTGCAGc GTTTGTGGAAATAATGGCCCCTGTCTTTTCTCGGGAAGCTTGGCGTTGTGTATGGCATATGATTCAG AATGATTTGGTGCATGGATGGGGATTGGATTTTGCTCTCCGAAGATGTGTAGAG CCTGCACATGAAAAGATTGGCGTGGTTGATTCACAGTGGATTGTTCATCAAGTGATTCCTTCCCTTGGGAGCCAG GGAGAGTCTGAAGATGGAAAATCGCCCTGGGAATCG GTGAGATCAAGGTGCAAAAACGAATGGGCTGAATTCCAGTCTCGCATACTCGGTGCAGACAAGGCATACCTTGCTAAGAGGGGAAGGGGATAG